In Thunnus maccoyii chromosome 11, fThuMac1.1, whole genome shotgun sequence, one genomic interval encodes:
- the LOC121906582 gene encoding caspase-1-like, translated as MADKELFKMRSKFVENVNRELIKQLLDDLLKDGVVNRGEKNSILEDNTNTADMARCLIDTVMGKGDEASRKMIAHLQHRDSMFYKNLSLKFTFSYLPPYLVTEESIRSRVALLITNIKFTHLNNRNGAEKDEQNMENLLKGLGYEVVKHTDLTGKEIDDAVIKFSKRENFPGVLYN; from the exons ATGGCAG ACAAGGAGCTTTTCAAGATGAGGAGTAAGTTTGTGGAGAACGTGAACAGAGAACTTATTAAGCAGCTCCTGGATGACCTTCTCAAGGATGGCGTTGTGAATCGCGGAGAGAAAAATTCAATACTTgaggacaacacaaacacagcagacatgGCACGCTGCCTCATTGACACAGTGATGGGGAAAGGAGATGAAGCCAGCAGGAAGATGATTGCTCACCTTCAACACAGAGATTCTATGTTTTATAAAAACCTGTCCTTGAA ATTTACCTTCAGCTATTTGCCA CCTTACCTTGTGACTGAAGAATCCATCAGGAGTCGTGTGGCCCTGCTAATCACCAACATAAAATTTACTCATTTAAACAACAGAAATGGAGCAGAGAAAGACGAGCAGAATATGGAGAACCTGCTTAAAGGGTTGGGATACGAGGTGGTGAAACACACAGACCTCACTGGAAAG GAGATTGATGATGCTGTAATTAAGTTCTCCAAGCGTGAAAACTTTCCTGGTGTACTGTATAACTGA
- the dhrs12 gene encoding dehydrogenase/reductase SDR family member 12 isoform X3 has protein sequence MNAVWFVKGLQEYTKCGYEAAAKHFAPADLDVNLSGKSFMITGANSGIGKATAQEIANRGGTVHMVCRNKGRAEAAKDEIVERSKNENVHIHVVDMSSARQVWEFAQSFSQSNTVHVLINNAGCMVNQRELTEEGLEKNFATNTLGTYILTTALIPALKKAEDPRVVTVSSGGMLTQKLNVDDLQFEKGTFDGTMAYAQNKRQQVILTERWASQHKDIHFSSMHPGWADTPAVQSSMPSFHAKMQSRLRTDVMGADTVVWLAVSPAASKQPSGLFFQDRKAVATHLPLASSRSTPQEEEKLLAALEEFTLKFKP, from the exons AT GAATGCCGTTTGGTTTGTGAAAGGACTCCAAGAATATACAAA GTGCGGCTATGAAGCTGCAGCGAAGCATTTTGCTCCAGCAGACCTGGATGTGAACCTGAGTGGGAAGTCCTTCATGATAACAGGTGCCAACAGCGGGATAGGGAAAGCCACAGCGCAGGAAATAGCTAACAGAG GGGGAACTGTTCACATGGTGTGTCGAAACAAGGGGCGAGCAGAAGCAGCCAAAGATGAAATTGTAGAACGGAGTAAAAATGAG AACGTCCACATCCATGTGGTTGACATGTCCAGTGCGAGACAGGTGTGGGAGTTCGCCCAGAGCTTCTCACAAAGCAACACTGTACATGTGCTG ATCAACAATGCAGGCTGTATGGTCAACCAGAGAGAGTTAACTGAGGAGGGTTTAGAGAAGAACTTTGCAACAAATACACTCG GTACATACATCCTCACCACAGCTCTGATACCTGCTCTGAAGAAGGCTGAAGACCCGAGAGTG GTCACCGTGTCGTCAGGCGGCATGCTCACGCAGAAGCTGAACGTAGATGACCTCCAGTTTGAGAAGGGGACGTTTGACGGCACCATGGCCTACGCTCAGAACAAA AGACAGCAAGTGATTCTGACAGAGAGATGGGCTTCTCAGCACAAAGACATTCACTTCTCCTCCATGCACCCCGGCTGGGCGGACACACCAG CCGTCCAGTCCTCCATGCCTTCCTTCCACGCTAAGATGCAGTCCAGGCTGCGGACAGATGTGATGGGGGCCGACACCGTGGTGTGGCTCGCTGTGTCTCCGGCCGCCAGCAAGCAGCCAAGCGGACTCTTCTTCCAGG ATCGCAAAGCAGTGGCGACACATCTACCTCTGGCCTCCTCCAGGTCCACAcctcaggaggaggagaagctcCTGGCAGCACTGGAGGAGTTCACCCTCAAGTTCAAACCTTGA
- the LOC121906581 gene encoding caspase recruitment domain-containing protein 18-like, with product LDKELFKVRVKFVERANDELINQLLDELLHDSIVNYGEIDSILEENITTTDRARCLIDIVRKKGDEASRKMIAHLQHRHPALYKTLGPSSGQPAQPAAEPQTEQEWSPTLIQTTEAFLREK from the exons CTAGACAAGGAGCTTTTCAAGGTGAGGGTTAAGTTTGTGGAGAGGGCGAACGACGAACTTATTAATCAGCTCCTGGATGAACTTTTACATGATAGTATTGTGAATTACGGAGAGATAGACTCCATACTTGAGGAGAACATAACCACAACAGACAGGGCACGCTGCCTCATTGACATAGTGAGGAAGAAAGGAGATGAAGCCAGCAGGAAGATGATTGCTCACCTTCAACACAGACATCCTGCACTTTACAAAACCCTGGGTCCGTCTTCTGGTCAACCCGCTCAGCCAG CTGCAGAACCCCAGACAGAGCAGGAGTGGTCACCGacactcatccaaacaactgAAGCATTCCTGAgggaaaaataa
- the dhrs12 gene encoding dehydrogenase/reductase SDR family member 12 isoform X1 produces the protein MLLHWCTQGFGNASVCSQSSAHNGNAVWFVKGLQEYTKCGYEAAAKHFAPADLDVNLSGKSFMITGANSGIGKATAQEIANRGGTVHMVCRNKGRAEAAKDEIVERSKNENVHIHVVDMSSARQVWEFAQSFSQSNTVHVLINNAGCMVNQRELTEEGLEKNFATNTLGTYILTTALIPALKKAEDPRVVTVSSGGMLTQKLNVDDLQFEKGTFDGTMAYAQNKRQQVILTERWASQHKDIHFSSMHPGWADTPAVQSSMPSFHAKMQSRLRTDVMGADTVVWLAVSPAASKQPSGLFFQDRKAVATHLPLASSRSTPQEEEKLLAALEEFTLKFKP, from the exons ATGCTGCTCCATTGGTGCACACAGGGCTTTGGAAATGCAAGTGTTTGTAGTCAGAGTTCTGCTCACAATGG GAATGCCGTTTGGTTTGTGAAAGGACTCCAAGAATATACAAA GTGCGGCTATGAAGCTGCAGCGAAGCATTTTGCTCCAGCAGACCTGGATGTGAACCTGAGTGGGAAGTCCTTCATGATAACAGGTGCCAACAGCGGGATAGGGAAAGCCACAGCGCAGGAAATAGCTAACAGAG GGGGAACTGTTCACATGGTGTGTCGAAACAAGGGGCGAGCAGAAGCAGCCAAAGATGAAATTGTAGAACGGAGTAAAAATGAG AACGTCCACATCCATGTGGTTGACATGTCCAGTGCGAGACAGGTGTGGGAGTTCGCCCAGAGCTTCTCACAAAGCAACACTGTACATGTGCTG ATCAACAATGCAGGCTGTATGGTCAACCAGAGAGAGTTAACTGAGGAGGGTTTAGAGAAGAACTTTGCAACAAATACACTCG GTACATACATCCTCACCACAGCTCTGATACCTGCTCTGAAGAAGGCTGAAGACCCGAGAGTG GTCACCGTGTCGTCAGGCGGCATGCTCACGCAGAAGCTGAACGTAGATGACCTCCAGTTTGAGAAGGGGACGTTTGACGGCACCATGGCCTACGCTCAGAACAAA AGACAGCAAGTGATTCTGACAGAGAGATGGGCTTCTCAGCACAAAGACATTCACTTCTCCTCCATGCACCCCGGCTGGGCGGACACACCAG CCGTCCAGTCCTCCATGCCTTCCTTCCACGCTAAGATGCAGTCCAGGCTGCGGACAGATGTGATGGGGGCCGACACCGTGGTGTGGCTCGCTGTGTCTCCGGCCGCCAGCAAGCAGCCAAGCGGACTCTTCTTCCAGG ATCGCAAAGCAGTGGCGACACATCTACCTCTGGCCTCCTCCAGGTCCACAcctcaggaggaggagaagctcCTGGCAGCACTGGAGGAGTTCACCCTCAAGTTCAAACCTTGA
- the dhrs12 gene encoding dehydrogenase/reductase SDR family member 12 isoform X2, translated as MITGANSGIGKATAQEIANRGGTVHMVCRNKGRAEAAKDEIVERSKNENVHIHVVDMSSARQVWEFAQSFSQSNTVHVLINNAGCMVNQRELTEEGLEKNFATNTLGTYILTTALIPALKKAEDPRVVTVSSGGMLTQKLNVDDLQFEKGTFDGTMAYAQNKRQQVILTERWASQHKDIHFSSMHPGWADTPAVQSSMPSFHAKMQSRLRTDVMGADTVVWLAVSPAASKQPSGLFFQDRKAVATHLPLASSRSTPQEEEKLLAALEEFTLKFKP; from the exons ATGATAACAGGTGCCAACAGCGGGATAGGGAAAGCCACAGCGCAGGAAATAGCTAACAGAG GGGGAACTGTTCACATGGTGTGTCGAAACAAGGGGCGAGCAGAAGCAGCCAAAGATGAAATTGTAGAACGGAGTAAAAATGAG AACGTCCACATCCATGTGGTTGACATGTCCAGTGCGAGACAGGTGTGGGAGTTCGCCCAGAGCTTCTCACAAAGCAACACTGTACATGTGCTG ATCAACAATGCAGGCTGTATGGTCAACCAGAGAGAGTTAACTGAGGAGGGTTTAGAGAAGAACTTTGCAACAAATACACTCG GTACATACATCCTCACCACAGCTCTGATACCTGCTCTGAAGAAGGCTGAAGACCCGAGAGTG GTCACCGTGTCGTCAGGCGGCATGCTCACGCAGAAGCTGAACGTAGATGACCTCCAGTTTGAGAAGGGGACGTTTGACGGCACCATGGCCTACGCTCAGAACAAA AGACAGCAAGTGATTCTGACAGAGAGATGGGCTTCTCAGCACAAAGACATTCACTTCTCCTCCATGCACCCCGGCTGGGCGGACACACCAG CCGTCCAGTCCTCCATGCCTTCCTTCCACGCTAAGATGCAGTCCAGGCTGCGGACAGATGTGATGGGGGCCGACACCGTGGTGTGGCTCGCTGTGTCTCCGGCCGCCAGCAAGCAGCCAAGCGGACTCTTCTTCCAGG ATCGCAAAGCAGTGGCGACACATCTACCTCTGGCCTCCTCCAGGTCCACAcctcaggaggaggagaagctcCTGGCAGCACTGGAGGAGTTCACCCTCAAGTTCAAACCTTGA
- the LOC121906735 gene encoding caspase a-like produces the protein MADKELFKMRNKFVENVNRELIKQLLDDLLKDGVVNRGEKNSILEDNTNTADMARCLIDTVMGKGDEASRKMIAHLQHRDSMFYKNLSSEQKSSTTLKPTDDPPYLVTEESIRSRVALLITNIEFTHLKNRNGAEKDEQNMENLLKKLGYEVVKHTDLTGKEIDDAVIKFSRHPKLKETDSVFVVIMSHGEMRAVCGVNYKKGQPDEKQDKFPIDNIYKHLGTEECPALLNKPKIIIIQACRGGNDGSVLVSDSAEAAVVCDNVEQPGLSLSAGEEDIQDDALRRAHKEKDFISLLSCAPDTVSYRHPNEGSFLIQYIVEVFNNFWREKHIEELFRKVMRRFEDLLVRTERGQDTQMPIKDRCSLTRHFYLRPLSQA, from the exons ATGGCAG ACAAGGAGCTTTTCAAGATGAGGAATAAGTTTGTGGAGAACGTGAACAGAGAACTTATTAAGCAGCTCCTGGATGACCTTCTCAAGGATGGCGTTGTGAATCGCGGAGAGAAAAATTCAATACTTgaggacaacacaaacacagcagacatgGCACGCTGCCTCATTGACACAGTGATGGGGAAAGGAGATGAAGCCAGCAGGAAGATGATTGCTCACCTTCAACACAGAGATTCTATGTTTTACAAAAACCTGTCCTCCGAGCAGAAGTCGTCAACCACACTCAAACCAACCGATGATCCG cCCTACCTTGTGACTGAAGAATCCATCAGGAGTCGTGTGGCCCTGCTCATCACCAACATAGAatttactcatttaaaaaacagaaatggagCAGAGAAAGACGAGCAGAATATGGAGAACCTACTTAAAAAGTTGGGATACGAGGTGGTGAAACACACAGATCTCACTGGAAAG GAGATTGATGATGCTGTAATTAAGTTCTCCAGACatccaaaactcaaagagacagacagtgtgtttgtggttaTCATGTCTCACGGGGAAATGAGAGCTGTCTGCGGTGTCAACTATAAAAAGGGGCAACCGgatgaaaaacaagacaaattcCCCATTGATAACATTTACAAACACTTGGGGACAGAGGAATGTCCAGCGCTGCTGAACAAACCcaagatcatcatcatccaggCCTGCAGAGGAG GAAACGATGGATCTGTGCTTGTTAGTGATAGTGCAGAAGCAGCTGTGGTTTGTGATAATGTGGAGCAGCCAGGTCTGTCCTTGTCTGCTGGTGAAGAAGACATCCAGGATGATGCTTTGCGACgtgcacacaaagaaaaagacttcatttctcttctttcttgcGCTCCTG ATACTGTCTCATATAGACATCCAAATGAAGGGTCTTTTCTTATCCAGTACATTGTTGAGGTGTTCAACAACTTCTGGCGTGAAAAGCACATTGAGGAACTTTTCAGAAAA GTGATGCGACGCTTTGAAGATCTTTTAGTCCGCACCGAGAGAGGTCAAGATACACAGATGCCAATCAAAGACAGATGCAGTTTAACAAGACACTTCTACCTCAGGCCACTGAGTCAGGCTTGA